One Manihot esculenta cultivar AM560-2 chromosome 18, M.esculenta_v8, whole genome shotgun sequence genomic window carries:
- the LOC110607015 gene encoding transcription elongation factor 1 homolog → MGKRKSRAKPPPKKRMDKLDTVFSCPFCNHGTSVECRIDMKNLIGEAICGICQESFSTTITALTEPIDIYSEWIDECERVNSLEDDGAYRAD, encoded by the exons ATGGGGAAAAGGAAATCAAGGGCAAAGCCTCCACCTAAGAAGCGAATGGACAAGCTGGACACTGTTTTCAGTTGTCCTTTCTGCAATCATGGAACAAGTGTTGAATGTCGCAT TGATATGAAGAACTTGATTGGTGAGGCAATATGTGGGATTTGCCAAGAGAGCTTCAGCACTACCATCACAG CTTTAACTGAACCCATAGACAT ATATAGTGAATGGATTGATGAATGTGAAAGGGTGAACAGCCTTGAAGACGATGGTGCTTACAGAGCTGATTAG
- the LOC110606697 gene encoding la-related protein 1C has translation MAMTADSQSHSSQSPRGAGSGDGVNSPHSRKNLPSPWAQVVRGEPESIPAFHPLPSPSSPREQQSNFSDCFPHKPLSPLQTAADNFSGSDTSDSNNGNAGRPKKPAWKKPSNGAAEGSSVMGADSWPALSESTKPSPKSTGADSSSKIASDGPQGPVRPDSPHSQASSNAKSNSISNYAMPARQKSMRRGGSGGSSSGGGHSQSSVSHGPPAPPPLPIFPMSPNGYGNLVPPIPDQSPRDHPYRNNNWEPRRAGGFGPQPPMVNDHRHSSRRGNFGPRGDGPYQNNFGGRRDQDRGHYGNVRDVQGHPQRSPRGFVRPPPPNTAAFVPPQPVRPFGNPMGFSDLVYIPTLPLETFRMPFIAHAPAPTMIVPVHETPLRAMLVFQIEYYFSDANLVKDEYLKSNMDSHGWVPITLIAGFNRVKSMTKDIQLILESLMTSTVLEVQEDKVRRRNDWMKWIPSSSRNPSDSGLQSSSAPSPDVLTKSFQKMTVEEMTPDQHSMTLKPSPSPEDALTSSSELTSQSQISQGEGIDNAS, from the exons ATGGCGATGACTGCGGATTCGCAATCTCATTCCTCTCAATCTCCGAGAGGCGCTGGTTCTGGAGATGGTGTTAACAGTCCTCATAGTAGGAAAAATTTGCCATCCCCGTGGGCTCAAGTTGTGCGCGGTGAACCGGAATCAATTCCGGCTTTTCATCCCTTGCCATCACCGTCGTCTCCCAGGGAGCAGCAATCTAATTTTTCTGATTGCTTCCCTCATAAGCCGCTTTCTCCACTGCAGACGGCGGCAGACAATTTTTCCGGGTCTGATACTTCGGACAGTAACAACGGCAATGCGGGTAGGCCAAAGAAGCCGGCTTGGAAGAAGCCGTCAAATGGCGCAGCTGAGGGTAGTTCTGTGATGGGAGCCGATTCATGGCCTGCTTTATCTGAATCCACCAAACCTTCTCCTAAATCAACAGGAGCCGATTCTTCTTCGAAGATCGCTTCTGATGGACCTCAG GGGCCTGTAAGACCTGATTCGCCTCACAGTCAAGCTTCCAGTAATGCAAAATCTAATTCTATATCAAACTACGCGATGCCAGCTCGACAGAAGTCCATGAGGCGGGGGGGCAGCGGCGGTAGTAGCTCTGGAGGTGGTCATTCTCAAAGCAGCGTCTCTCATGGCCCACCGGCGCCACCACCACTTCCTATATTTCCAATGTCTCCCAATGGTTATGGGAATCTGGTACCACCAATACCAGATCAATCTCCGAGAGACCATCCATACAGGAATAACAATTGGGAACCAAGACGAGCTGGGGGGTTTGGACCTCAACCACCCATGGTAAATGATCACAGACATTCTTCTCGGAGAGGCAACTTTGGACCACGTGGAGATGGTCCCTACCAGAACAATTTTGGGGGTAGGCGCGATCAAGACCGTGGACATTATGGGAATGTCAGAGATGTTCAGGGGCACCCACAGAGATCTCCAAGGGGCTTTGTTAGGCCTCCACCACCCAATACTGCCGCATTTGTTCCACCCCAGCCCGTGAGACCTTTTGGGAACCCCATGGGTTTTTCTG ATTTGGTATATATTCCTACATTACCATTGGAGACCTTTAGGATGCCTTTCATTGCACATGCGCCGGCACCCACAATGATTGTTCCTGTTCATGAGACTCCTTTGCGTGCTATGTTAGTCTTTCAGATAGAATATTATTTCAG CGATGCTAATTTAGTCAAAGATGAATATTTGAAGTCGAACATGGACAGTCATGGCTGGGTTCCAATTACTCTAATAGCGGGCTTTAATCGA GTTAAGAGCATGACTAAGGACATCCAGTTAATCTTGGAATCCTTGATGACATCTACTGTTCTTGAAGTACAG GAAGACAAAGTTAGAAGGCGTAATGATTGGATGAAATGGATACCTAGTTCTAGCAGGAATCCTAGTGATTCAGGCCTGCAATCCTCGAGTGCGCCAAGTCCTGATGTGCTGACAAAGTCATTTCAAAAGATGACAGTGGAGGAAATGACCCCTGATCAACATAGCATGACGTTAAAGCCATCTCCTAGCCCAGAAGATGCTCTAACGAGTTCATCCGAGTTGACGTCTCAGTCACAAATCTCTCAAGGGGAAGGTATTGACAATGCAAGTTGA
- the LOC122722471 gene encoding bZIP transcription factor 27-like isoform X2 — MRSSPERNDNNSRSISSSPSKSSSICSSPSSDQAVNTSSSVRKSMEDVWKDINLTCLQECPISNPNHHRPVGMILQDFLVRPFNKDSPTPPSSAGRATDFPNSLAPRTATILTLNSGPSPDILESDSVRTRPNNPQLHTHASIGALGSSSAFPSICKKRVQENDDNTSDRRHKRMIKNRESAARSRARKQAYTQELEQEVANLQKENARLRRQQEKFQAAPAQLLKKPSLYRTSTAPF, encoded by the exons ATGCGGTCGTCCCCAGAAAGAAACGATAATAACAGTAGATCAATCTCTAGCTCGCCTTCAAAATCATCATCTATATGTTCATCTCCTTCGTCTGATCAGGCAGTAAACACTTCATCATCAGTGAGAAAATCCATGGAAGACGTTTGGAAAGATATAAATCTAACATGTCTTCAAGAGTGCCCCATCAGTAACCCCAACCACCACCGCCCTGTTGGTATGATCCTTCAAGACTTCTTGGTTAGACCCTTCAACAAAGATTCACCAACTCCCCCCTCCTCGGCTGGTAGGGCCACTGATTTCCCCAATTCTTTAGCGCCAAGAACTGCCACTATCTTGACTTTGAATTCTGGGCCTTCTCCTGATATTCTTGAAAGCGATAGTGTTCGCACAAGGCCAAATAATCCCCAGTTGCATACTCATGCGAGTATTGGTGCTCTGGGTTCTTCATCGGCGTTCCCCTCCATTTGCAAGAAAAGGGTTCAAGAAAATGACGACAACACAAGCGATCGGAGACATAAACGAATGATCAAGAATAGAGAATCAGCTGCTCGGTCCAGGGCAAGAAAGCAG GCTTACACACAAGAGTTGGAACAGGAAGTAGCCAATTTACAGAAAGAGAATGCTAGGCTTAGAAGGCAGCAAGAAAAG TTCCAGGCAGCTCCTGCTCAGCTTCTAAAAAAGCCGAGTCTCTATAGAACCTCAACAGCTCCATTTTGA
- the LOC122722471 gene encoding bZIP transcription factor 27-like isoform X1: protein MRSSPERNDNNSRSISSSPSKSSSICSSPSSDQAVNTSSSVRKSMEDVWKDINLTCLQECPISNPNHHRPVGMILQDFLVRPFNKDSPTPPSSAGRATDFPNSLAPRTATILTLNSGPSPDILESDSVRTRPNNPQLHTHASIGALGSSSAFPSICKKRVQENDDNTSDRRHKRMIKNRESAARSRARKQESLYLSPKKKKRCFLYIYIYMMLLYLVGFFITRLLKHVQAYTQELEQEVANLQKENARLRRQQEKFQAAPAQLLKKPSLYRTSTAPF, encoded by the exons ATGCGGTCGTCCCCAGAAAGAAACGATAATAACAGTAGATCAATCTCTAGCTCGCCTTCAAAATCATCATCTATATGTTCATCTCCTTCGTCTGATCAGGCAGTAAACACTTCATCATCAGTGAGAAAATCCATGGAAGACGTTTGGAAAGATATAAATCTAACATGTCTTCAAGAGTGCCCCATCAGTAACCCCAACCACCACCGCCCTGTTGGTATGATCCTTCAAGACTTCTTGGTTAGACCCTTCAACAAAGATTCACCAACTCCCCCCTCCTCGGCTGGTAGGGCCACTGATTTCCCCAATTCTTTAGCGCCAAGAACTGCCACTATCTTGACTTTGAATTCTGGGCCTTCTCCTGATATTCTTGAAAGCGATAGTGTTCGCACAAGGCCAAATAATCCCCAGTTGCATACTCATGCGAGTATTGGTGCTCTGGGTTCTTCATCGGCGTTCCCCTCCATTTGCAAGAAAAGGGTTCAAGAAAATGACGACAACACAAGCGATCGGAGACATAAACGAATGATCAAGAATAGAGAATCAGCTGCTCGGTCCAGGGCAAGAAAGCAGgaatctctctatctctcacccaagaaaaaaaaaagatgttttctttatatatacatatatatgatgTTACTTTATTTAGTGGGTTTCTTTATAACCCGCCTTTTAAAACATGTTCAGGCTTACACACAAGAGTTGGAACAGGAAGTAGCCAATTTACAGAAAGAGAATGCTAGGCTTAGAAGGCAGCAAGAAAAG TTCCAGGCAGCTCCTGCTCAGCTTCTAAAAAAGCCGAGTCTCTATAGAACCTCAACAGCTCCATTTTGA